GTAATGACTCCGTGCACGACGTATTGGAACAGTAGATTGGCACCGCTTTCATAAGTTAACTAACAACAATCAAATCAATGTATTTTACGTGTATCCTTATGTTTTTAATCGCAACATTATTGGGAAAACTTTTCAAACACTTCTTTTTATGTAAGAATAAACCTACAATTTAATCAtgctttaaatttataataatataaataatcgatcaaaaataaaacaagtacaaTATAATCTCGTATTTTTGTTGCAGCCAACGCAGAAGAACCGCCAAAACCGAATAACCTTATAAAAAGGGTtcaattttctaatgaaaatttaattatacaaaACGGAGTCTGTAACAATACAAATAGTTTACTTAAAAGCGTCCCAATGAGTACTTCAGAGAGGCCTAGTTTTTTggtaaagaaaatgaaaaaaaaacaatagattttTTGCTCGATTTTGTCTTACATACTATATTTTTTAGGTAGGAGATGAAATCGACGCCAGCATACAGGAAGCGACTGAAGCAGTTGATGAATTTCCCCAAGGAAATAATCCAATAAGGGCCAATGGAGATGTAGTAGATAAGCGCAAGCGTTTAAGGTGAGTTAATATaatgagaaaaaacaaataatattccATCTGCTTCTTGGCTTTCTGataactaaaatgtttgtaCCAGTTTTGAGAAGTAAATCCTTATAACTCAACTCAACTGAACTCTATTAAAGTCATTATAACTTGACGTTAAAAGTAGAACACTGGAAAACAATGCAAATCTTAACAGTTGTGAGGATAGGTAACATAGCTATTTTGGTTCTGATTAAGGTGTCATTTCCGTATTTTGTATATTACCCTGTTTTTGGTACTTACCATTTCAAAAGATTCGGTGTTACTCACAgttgtgtttataaaaatagtagtGCTGGTCAAATTTTATAAgattgttaattatttaaataaaggaaattcttacaaaaaaagtacatgttacttgcatctaacgggcttttgttttcatattagagacttgttcataaaaaaataaaaatagcagtgctttgattgtataattaaatagtgttaaaaatatttttgttttatttttcggtaagtaaatattttactatttaaagttttaagtatttgtaaaatataagcatataaaaaattaatcaaaaaaaagctcaaaaataaacaatgggacatTCAAGACATCcaaggctgctcagcaaaactggtcagtaacgcctcaaaatggcaaaataaaccgaaaacgctaggcccaaaaaactaaaaaactgacagaaaaaatttttcagttagcaaaacaaaacccttccataggctctaggaaaataagaccctaaaatgcggaaaacgatccacggtacactataaaaatgcaaaatcatagTTTGCgcgaagaagttatccgttatagagtggcccgctcaatactccgaccttaaccccatccaaaatttgtggggggatgttaagaacgcagttcataaagcaaaacccaggAATACGAAAGAATTATGGGAAGCAGTCTTGAAGTGTCAGGTTTAAGCGGACTCGATGCCAAGTAGATGCgagcagtcataaaaaacaatggttgtACAagaaagtactaattgtaagctaacattatttgtataattttatgtgacttattacagtttttcttactttttacgTAATAGATTCAGTattttgtcatgcactgctatttttatgaacatccatatatttaaaaaaagaaaacggctttactgtgacaaagctaacggtaaaaaatcgaaaataattattttctgttattataaataaaatattttagtttgttattagaagtttaatgaaatatgttATAACTTTGACATTGAGggccttttttgttttatttggagagcactgctatttttatgaacacaactgtaggTTTTGGTATTTCTAAATTTAACTACCTCCTTACGAAAGCTGGTTCAAATATATTTCCTGAACCATTTTAGCGCGCATATCATCTCTTTGTAAGTATTTTCAATGTACAGTTACTTCGTAATTGAGCCTTCTCTACAATTCCCCTTGACACATTCCTTGAAAAGTGCTGCTAATAAAGTgcattttttgttagtttgtttCGGCAGTGTAAAATGATAGCGCCTCTTAAAATTAAACCTTTAAACGATTTCCACTCTACTCGccgtgtctttttttttaataaagagttACTTTGAAAACTATCTTAAAATTAtgtgtgtcacttttgaaaacGTGAGTTATTTTTTCAAGATCAGACTTTATGTGAATTTTAATCAAGGTTGTTGCTCAAAGATCAGCCAAATTTGGTTGGTTTTAACACATtgaaaatgggcaggttcagacgacataaaggacttgaaagtaagacaagtttctagtatctgattggccatctgccaaaaaattaccttcctagtaaggcaactttaatggaaagttgactgaaaagtAAGTCAAGTAAAATCTcactaactatcaagtcaagtctacttctgtcaaaatgacagttgatcatgtttcttcattcaactgaaagctgaattttataatttatttatttattgccaACTtcattaaatgcttctatttaaGGGTTCCTTGTccatttggaaaagaaataagtaatattttcttacaatacaaaatacaaatcgcgATGGTGTTGCAGCTTGCCtgagaagtgttttgtagacaataatgtttttgatagtttttataCTAAGAACttgaagtagaggtttgtgacgtaaagttctaaatttgaaattcctgacacttggaaaactaactagttgccttggccAAGATTCACGTTCAAAGAATGTGTTCACTGCAAATGAAGTACTTTATGTTGtctaaacctgcccaatgttttcttccgaccagaTGTCAAAGTTCATTTTTATGTACATACTGTGTTGTATTCAgctaaacaaaactttttattttctcgaACTGGGTTAAACGGTTTCGTAAAACTATTAGTCCATATTCTAAGCATCGACTGCGACCAACCATTGATTATATAccttttctttttatctttcagttttttgtatcttattgcTGTTgtaataatatatgtacatacatacttttATTTCCTCAACGCTTATCTATCATATTTCATCTTTAACTCTCCGATAAGTTATGCtggtatatatttttcttttgcggAACTACGCTCTTATGCTGCAACCAATAACTCTTTATTTGTATATACTTGACGGCACTCATTGTCAAACCTGTTGTTAAGTTGCGATGATCTTGTAAAACTAAACACGCTGTAGGCGGTATCTTTTATTGCATCCTGGCAATGTTGACACCGGTTATCAGTCACTTTAATTATAAACTCGATTTTTAtcatcgatttttctcataGTTTTTGGTTGtagctttttttctttatagaaaTAGGTGCGGCCGTCTTTAGTCCATATTAATAGATATTAATAATTGTAACTTAATCTATACTCTCGGACAGTAATGAGAAAAATTAATTCCAGTTAAATCACAGTTATGCCAccacttaaatttatttcaaaactaatagtacatattttttttcaatacgaCTTTTCGTTGccttttttatcaacaaatatttgttattttatttattttcacatgAATACAGGGCAACATTTGAATGTCTTGAAAAagtaatataaacaataatgaGTTTATTAAATCTGATCCGTAAACGAATAATTACTTAGAAGCACATCGTTTATGTGATGAACTTTTATATACCACAAAAACCACCTGTTGCTGAGATAAAAGCTCCAAAGAGATACCAATACCATTTTCACTACGATTTTCTTCCAATTGTGCAAAACAGTAAACAATACGCCTTTCCACTACCAAGTAAATTCTATAAGTCAAGTCAACAGGTAATAGTCACGGAAAAAATACATCGTGTATAATAAAGTTCTTAATTGAGCTTGGTGGGGTTAAATGTCCAGAGCCAGACAGGTCTGAAGCAAACAATTTGAAGATTTTTGGTCAGTTGTAATCGATAAAGCGCAAGTGTCGGGTTACTTGGTTGGTAGAACATTGAAAAGCAGATGAACGGAGAATACAATTTGTGATTTCATAtggtttattttctttcaattcaaaattcctTGGTCGAACTATACGCGTATAGCAGTGCATTAGGTTTCTTTTTAcgtattaaatattttccattcataattattttattgtggTGCTTTATTTACTTaacacatatatatatatatcaaaagAAAGTGGGTCATCGTCGTCCCATGAATGACGTATTAAGTAAACATTAAACTGAATTTGCGAATCCAATAGGCATTCCGCATTCAATTTTCTTGTGCAACCTTAAATGAATGAGAAATTTGTGGCTGGTTGTTGTGTTATAATTGCCATATTGATTTTGACAATGCTTAAGCGCCGCGCAAGCAAACGTTTTGTTTTGGTCGAAACTGGCGAACAAAGCTCCTCTTGGGATTCAACAGTTGACAATAATAATCAAATTGCTGTGGATTCAACTGTCCAGCAATCTCAAAACAATATGAATGATTCAACTGAGTTGCAAATACCTATGAGTTTAGTGGCACAAGCTGAAGTTGGAAACCAGAATCCAAATCTGTTAAATGTTCCGCAAACTTCTGGCTCACTGaagtaatacaaataattttaattttatttttcatttacgagatttaaaatttaaaaaatttcactttttgtaaTTACAGACCTAGTATGTCTCGTGGAACAGGTTTGGGAGTCGAACGTCATCAAGAACGAGATTTCCTCATTGCTACTACTGAAGAGTTCGTCAAGAGGTTCGGCGGTACGagagttataaataaaattctaatcGCTAACAATGGAATTGCTGCCGTCAAGTGTATGCGTTCCATACGCAGATGGTCGTACGAGATGTTTAAAAACGAACGAGCTGTTCGTTTTGTCGTTATGGTAATTGAAcagtaaaataattataataaaagaaaatatgtaatTGCTTTTTTTACTACCAGGTAACACCAGAAGATCTTAAAGCCAACGCTGAGTATATAAAAATGGCCGATCACTATGTGCCAGTGCCTGGTGGATCAAATAACAACAACTATGCAAATGTAGAGTTGATTGTAGACATTGCACTGAGAACCCAAGTTCAGGTatgttgttattaaaaaaaataatcatcagATCaggaaaattgtttattttgtatatttgtcaaacaatattttgcgaaGAGTGCTTATCTTAATGGTTCGatgtgttaattttttgattaaccTAACGACAGTAAGCAAATATGAAATAATGAAGATTTAGTTTTATATACTTTAATGTAGATTCTAATTAGTCCGCTCTTGATTGGGTTCAAAATCTAAAGTTTAAGTGTAggttagctttttttttaacctaatGATTCCTAaaagatataatatttaaagatatttaatgTATCTAcgtcatatttttataaactcgaacttttttcattcaacaaaaaaaatgctttaattttgatACAGGCTGTTTGGGCTGGTTGGGGTCATGCTTCAGAGAACCCAAAACTTCCAGAATTACTTCATAAAGAAGGTCTGGTGTTTCTTGGACCGCCTGAGAGAGCTATGTGGGCACTTGGTGATAAGGTTGCGTCATCGATTGTTGCACAAACAGCAGAAATTCCAACACTTCCCTGGTCCGGTTCTGAGCTCAAAGCTCAATACACaggaaagaaaatcaaaatctcTTCCGATTTATTCAACCGTGGGTGTGTAAGCAACGTTGATCAGGGCTTAGCTGCCGTTGCAAAAATTGGTAAGTATTTGATAATTATCTTCCCAAATAACATGAATCaagagttttcctttttttctaagGTTTTCCTGTCATGATTAAGGCTTCTGAAGGTGGCGGGGGTAAGGGTATTCGAAGAGTTGACACTGCTGAAGAATTTCCCGCTTTATTCCGCCAAGTTCAAGCTGAAGTGCCTGGCTCGCCTATATTTGTAATGAAGTTGGCACGTGGGGCTAGGCATTTAGAAGTTCAATTGTTAGCCGATCAATATGGCAATGCTATAAGTTTATTCGGACGTGACTGTTCTATACAGCGTCGTCACCAAAAGATTATCGAGGAAGCTCCTGCTATAGTTGCCTATCCAGAAGTATTTGAGGATATGGAAAAGGCTGCTGTACGGTTAGCAAAAATGGTGGGTTATGTAAGTGCAGGAACTGTTGAATATCTTTACGATACATCGGGTAAATACTATTTCCTCGAATTGAATCCAAGACTTCAAGTAGAGCATCCTTGTACTGAAATGGTTGCAGACGTTAACCTACCAGCTTGTCAGTTGCaagtaagttttaattttgctgTTTTAAGTCTTatctcattatttttttttttttaattcaagatcGGTATGGGTGTTCCATTATATCGCTTGAAAGACATTCGTTTGCTCTATGGAGAGTCTCCTTGGGGAACTTCTATAATAGACTTTGAAAACCCAGCTAACAAACCAGTTCCCTTAGGACACGTCATTGCGGCCCGTATTACATCCGAAAATCCAGATGAAGGCTTTAAGCCCAGTTCAGGAACTGTACAGGAACTCAATTTCCGTtccagtaaaaatgtttggggCTACTTCAGTGTAGCCGCTTCAGGTGGTTTGCATGAATTCGCAGACTCACAGTTTGGACATTGTTTTTCGTGGGGAGAAAACCGTCAGCAGGCTAGAGAAAATTTAGTCATCGCTCTCAAGGAATTATCCATTCGTGGAGATTTCCGAACAACTGTAGAATATCTGATCACATTACTGGAAACGAACAGCTTCTTAGACAATAGCATCGATACTGCTTGGCTAGATGCTTTGATTGCAGAACGGGTTCAATCTGAGAAGCCCAACATtcttttgggtgtgatttgtgGGGCTCTCCATATCGCCGATCGACAAATATCTGAAGCTTTCTCTAGTTTCCAAACATCTTTGGAGAAGGGACAAATTCAAGCTGCTAATACGCTAACAAATGTAATTGATGTTGAACTCATTAACGATGGTAATCGCTACAAAGTTCAAACAGCAAAAAGTGGACAAAACACATACTTTCTCTTGATGAATAACTCATTTAAAGAAGTTGAAGTGCACAAGCTTTCCGATGGTGGTATGCTATTGTCATTCGAAGGGTCATCATACACGACTTATATGAAAGAGGAAGTGGACCGTTATCGAATTGTGATTGGAAATCAAACGTGTGTTTTTGAGAAGGAAAACGATCCTTCACTTCTTCGAAGCCCATCTGCTGGAAAACTAATAAATTTACTTGTAGAGGATGGAGCTCATGTAAATAAGGGACAGGCATTTGCAGAAATTgaagtgagtttttttttaattctaaaaaatagtttaaaaatgtttaaattttctttttaaaggtaaTGAAAATGGTTATGACGTTGACATCTTTAGAAGCGGGTACCGTAACATTTATCCGTCGTCCAGGAGCAGTTCTCGATGCAGGCACACTCCTTGGTCATTTGGAGCTGGATGACCCGTCGCTGGTCACAAAAGCTCAGCCATTTAAGAGTGGATTTCCAGTGGCGGAAAACTCTTCGATACCAGAAAAACTCAACCGAGTTCACAACAGTTACAAAGTCATATTGGAGAACACTCTTGCAGGATACTGCCTCCCGGATCCTTACAATGCTCCTCGCCTTCGTGAAGTTATCGAGAAGTTTATGCAGAGTCTTCGTGATCCATCTTTGCCTCTCCTTGAACTGCAAGAAGTCATAGCATCTGTTTCAGGGCGTATTCCAATATCAGTTGAGAAGAAAATTCGAAAACTGATGACTTTGTACGAACGCAATATAACAAGTGTGCTAGCCCAGTTCCCATCGCAACAAATCGCGAGTGTAATCGACTGTCATGCGGCTACATTGCAAAAACGTGCCGATCGAGATGTATTCTTCCTCACCACTCAGGGAATCGTTCAACTAGTTCAACGATACCGCAACGGAATTCGTGGTCGTATGAAAGCAGCAGTCCATGAACTTCTCAGACAATACTACGAGGTGGAGTCACAATTTCAACACGGTCACTATGACAAATGTGTCGGTTTGATAAGAGAAAGACACAAAGACGATATGTTGACGGTTGTTAACACGATATTCTCGCACAGCCAGGTGTCGAAGAAAAATCTCCTCGTAACTCTATTAATAGATCATCTGTGGGCCAATGAACCTGGTCTTACCGATGAATTGGCAACTACTTTAAGTGAACTTACTTCTCTACATCGTGCGGAACATTCGCGTGTAGCCTTGCGTTCGAGACAAGTACTGATAGCTGCTCACCAGCCCGCTTATGAACTGCGTCACAATCAAATGGAGTCGATATTTTTGTCTGCAGTTGATATGTATGGCCATGATTTCCATCCGGAAAATCTACAACGGTTGATTTTGtcagaaacatcaatttttgatattctGCACGATTTCTTCTACCATACAAATCGTGCTGTTTGCAATGCTGCCTTGGAAGTTTATGTCCGAAGAGCTTACATATCGTATGATCTAACATGTTTGCAGCACTTGGAGTTGTCGGGCGAAGTACCGTTGGTGCATTTCCAGTTTGTGCTACCGACTGCGCATCCGAATAGGTAaatcttttgaatatttttgaaagcctAGTTTGAAATACCATGATCTTTTTATAGACTCCAATCTCATCTATCGCTGGATGGAATGGAGGCGGCCTTGTCTCCAGGTGCAACATTTATGCGAACAGGATGCATGGCTGCATTTGATTCGTTCGAACATTTTGAACAATATTCAGATGAAATCTTCGATCTTCTTGAAGATCTGTCGTCTCCAGCTTATGCTAGTGCTAAGGTTGTATGCAAAAAATGAATTCATTTAACCTTAATTACCGTGTTTATCAATATCAAAGGTACTTGAAGCTGTTGATGCAGCAGATTCTGCCTCTGACGGCAGACTCAGTACTTCCATCAATGTTTCGTTGTCTGATCCAGTTTCAAGAGCTAATGCCGCAGATGAAGCCACATCTACAGAACCTATCCATATTTTGAGTGTAGCTGTTCGTGAAATTGGTGATATGGACGATGTTCAGATGGCGTCAGCTTTTGGAACGTTCTGTAAACTACATCGGGAAGAACTGTTTCAAAGACGTGTACGCAGGATAACATTTGCTTGCTTGAAAAAGTATGCATgacaacaaatttgaaattactttGTAAAGATacatcttaaaactttttatttaattccagACGCCAGTTCCCCAAGTTCTTTACTTATCGGTCAAGAGACAATTTCGAAGAGGATCGTATCTACCGACATTTAGAACCAGCTTGTGCCTTCCAATTGGAACTCAATAGAATGAGAACATACGACCTAGAAGCCTTACCCACATCGAATCAAAAAATGCATTTGTACTTGGGCAGAGCGAAAGTTTCCAAAGGTCAAGAAGTTAGCGACTATCGGTTTTTCATTCGTTCCATCATTCGTCATTCCGATCTCATAACTAAGGTTTGTTTGCACATTGCACAGGAGAatcaaaaactgttttatttttaaaatgtaacctCGTTTCTAGGAAGCTTCATTTGAATACTTACAAAATGAAGGAGAACGAGTGTTGCTTGAAGCAATGGACGAACTCGAAGTAGCCTTCTCCCACCCCCATGCAAAACGCACAGACTGCAaccatattttcttaaattttgtaccCACTGTTATAATGGACCCTGCGAAAATTGAAGAGTCTGTAACGAAGATGATCATGCGTTATGGTCCCCGATTATGGAAATTGAGAGTACTTCAAGCTGAACTGAAAATGGTCATCCGTCAAACTCCCCAATCGGCTACGCAAGCTGTACGACTTTGTATTGCCAACGATTCTGGCTACTTCTTGGATATATCAATGTACACGGAAGTAACAGATCCCGAAACTGGAATTGTAAGTTACATTTCtttgacaaaaagaaaacattacacatgtttttttttgtcttttagaTAAAATTCCAAGCATACGGCGAAAAACAAGGTTCACTAAACGGGCATCCCATTTCAACGCCATACATGACGAAAgattttttgcaacaaaaacgTTTCCAGGCCCAGTCAAATGGTACAACGTATGCATATGACATTCCTGACATGTTCCGTCAAATGACCGAGAAGCAATGGAAAGACTTTTCAAAGGCACGACCAACTGTTGAAATTAGAATTCCCGAAAAGATTTTGCTTGAGTGTGTAGAACTTGTATTGGATGGAGATAATCTTGTTGAAATGAAGCGCCTTCCTGGAGAGAATAATGTAAGAACAGTTTTTTGAGAACAAAGGATTGGGCAATAAGTGCCAATTGAcattaaatacataattatgAACGAATTAAAACTTTCTTCAAATAGTGTGGTATGGTGGCCTGGAGAATAATTTTAGCGACACCAGAATATCCAAGCGGAAGAGAAATCATTGTGATTGCTAACGACCTGACATTCTTCATTGGATCCTTTGGAATTCAGGAGGATATTTTATTCCACAAAGCATCTCAATTGGCACGAGAGCGAAAAGTTCCAAGAgtaagaatgaaataaaaactaagtaggatcaaattttatttatatcgaTTCTCAGATTTATATATCAGTGAACAGTGGTGCCAGAATCGGACTTGCTGAGGAAGTGAAAGCAATGTTTAAGGTTGCTTGGGAAGATCCAGAAGAACCCGATAAaggttttaagtatttgtacttGAGTACCGAAGACTACAGCAAGGTTGCTAGTCTCAATTCGGTGCGAGCAATTCTCATTGAAGACGAAGGAGAGCCACGCTATAAAATTACCGATATTATTGGCAAAGACGATGGACTAGGTGTGGAAAATTTGAGATATGCTGGTTTAATTGCTGGTGAGACATCGCAAGCATACGAGGAAATTGTTACAATCTCAATGGTGACGTGTAGAACTATCGGAATCGGTTCGTATTTGGTGCGATTGGGCCAACGTGTCATCCAAATTGATAATTCGCACATTATCCTTACCGGATATGCAGCTTTGAATAAGGTAAGGCagataaatatatgtttttttaacttcagagttgtcagtgtttttattttgtatttccttaGTTATTAGGACGCAAAGTATATGCGTCAAATAATCAACTCGGTGGTGTTCAAATTATGTACAACAACGGTGTATCTCATAAGACTGAAGGTATGACCATTATAATAAATGtagttaaatgaattttgataattttcctTGCAGCAATTGACTTGGATGGTGTGAATACTATCCTTACATGGCTGTCATACATTCCTGCTTATATTGGCGGAGATTTGCCCATAGTATTGCCTAATGACCCAGTCAACCGCCCTATTGGATTCATGCCAACGAAATCTCCGTACGATCCACGATGGATGCTTGCCGGTCGAGTTAAtcctggtaaaaatatactATTTTTCAATGTGTTGCTTCATTTAagaaatttgttcctttttttagcCAACATGAACGAATGGGAGACTGGTTTCTTCGACCGAGGTTCATGGGCTGAAATAATGGAGGCTTGGGCAAAAACCGTTGTGACAGGAAGAGCTCGTCTTGGCGGTGTGCCAGTTGGTGTTATTGCTGTTGAAACAAGAACTGTTGAAGTGGAAATGCCAGCAGATCCTGCCAACTTAGACTCGGAAgctaaagtattaaaaaaaaacaacaaagtctcgaattatttaacatttttcgttgtattttttgtagacattGCAACAAGCCGGCCAAGTTTGGTATCCCGATTCATCGTACAAAACAGCTCAAGCAATTAAAGACTTTGGACGCGAAGAACTTCCTCTTTTGGTTTTTGCCAATTGGAGAGGTTTCTCCGGTGGAATGAAGGACATGTACGAGCAGATTGTGAAGTTCGGAGCGTATATTGTCGATGGATTGAGGGAATATAAACATCCGGTTCTAATTTACCTGCCACCTAATGCTGAACTACGTGGAGGAGCTTGGGCCGTTTTGGATTCTCTGATTAATCCAAGATATATGGAAACCTACGCCGATCCAGAAGCGAGAGCTGGGGTCTTGGAACCCGAAGGTATTGTCGAAATTAAGTACAAGGAAAAGGATCTGGTAAAAACAATTCAACGACTAGATGCCACCGTTATATCGGTAAGTTTGACAtcattaaaataacataatattttaaagtctaacactaataattttattttagctcAATAAACAACTGGAGGAAGTTACGGGCGATACGTTGAGAACGCatgaaatagaagaaaaaataaagacccGGATAAACCAACTAATTCATGTGTACCACACTGTTGCGGTGCACTTTGCAGATTTACATGACACGCCTGAGCGAATGTTAGAAAAGCAATGTATAAATGAAATTGTTCCATGGCGAGAATCCCGTGCCTGGCTATACTGGCGGCTGCGCCGTTTATTGTTGGAGGATGCGATGACGAAAAAGATCATTAAAGCCCAAGATAATTTGTCTGTTGGCCAAGCAAAGCAAATGCTTCGAAGGTGGTTGGTTGAAGAGAAGGGAGCTACTGaggtttgttttcttcttttccttCTTAATAtagtattaatttaattactatTTCGCATACAGGCCTACATTTGGGATAGCAATGAAGAAATGGTTCGGTGGTATGATGAACAGAAGGGTCCTGAATCCACagtttcgaaaaatataaacgCTGTCAAACAGGACGCGATTATatcgaaaattcaaaaacttttacagGTGAGAGTCCTTAAAAATTctcaatataaattttgtttttaaaaatccaattgaaacattttaggAATGCCCTGAGGTAGCTCTTGATGCGGTTGTTGGCCTTTGCCAAAACCTCACACCCGTCAACCGTGGCGTAGTTGTTCGCACCCTAGCACACCTTGAACTTAAGGAAAACGAATCTAATCCTCAAGTATGACCGGTTTTTAAGTTTCATGTTTAACTTCATTCACCCAGGAATAAAAacgaatcattttaaattttcattagttaaagaaaattaaacaacaaaaaaactgtaaataaaaCACGGCCCGCGCTTGcaaacttcatttttattccttttttaggAATCAATTTAACATAACACTGATTTAGTTGAACTAAAggaaatttttgttatacatttAAGAATGTACCTGTCGCATGTTCAATgaattattcaaacaaaaaaaaatcgctttattaagtttgttgcagattatatttattttataaggcgAGT
This window of the Eupeodes corollae chromosome 3, idEupCoro1.1, whole genome shotgun sequence genome carries:
- the LOC129952093 gene encoding acetyl-CoA carboxylase isoform X1 — protein: MYFTCILMFLIATLLGKLFKHFFLSNAEEPPKPNNLIKRVQFSNENLIIQNGVCNNTNSLLKSVPMSTSERPSFLVGDEIDASIQEATEAVDEFPQGNNPIRANGDVVDKRKRLRPSMSRGTGLGVERHQERDFLIATTEEFVKRFGGTRVINKILIANNGIAAVKCMRSIRRWSYEMFKNERAVRFVVMVTPEDLKANAEYIKMADHYVPVPGGSNNNNYANVELIVDIALRTQVQAVWAGWGHASENPKLPELLHKEGLVFLGPPERAMWALGDKVASSIVAQTAEIPTLPWSGSELKAQYTGKKIKISSDLFNRGCVSNVDQGLAAVAKIGFPVMIKASEGGGGKGIRRVDTAEEFPALFRQVQAEVPGSPIFVMKLARGARHLEVQLLADQYGNAISLFGRDCSIQRRHQKIIEEAPAIVAYPEVFEDMEKAAVRLAKMVGYVSAGTVEYLYDTSGKYYFLELNPRLQVEHPCTEMVADVNLPACQLQIGMGVPLYRLKDIRLLYGESPWGTSIIDFENPANKPVPLGHVIAARITSENPDEGFKPSSGTVQELNFRSSKNVWGYFSVAASGGLHEFADSQFGHCFSWGENRQQARENLVIALKELSIRGDFRTTVEYLITLLETNSFLDNSIDTAWLDALIAERVQSEKPNILLGVICGALHIADRQISEAFSSFQTSLEKGQIQAANTLTNVIDVELINDGNRYKVQTAKSGQNTYFLLMNNSFKEVEVHKLSDGGMLLSFEGSSYTTYMKEEVDRYRIVIGNQTCVFEKENDPSLLRSPSAGKLINLLVEDGAHVNKGQAFAEIEVMKMVMTLTSLEAGTVTFIRRPGAVLDAGTLLGHLELDDPSLVTKAQPFKSGFPVAENSSIPEKLNRVHNSYKVILENTLAGYCLPDPYNAPRLREVIEKFMQSLRDPSLPLLELQEVIASVSGRIPISVEKKIRKLMTLYERNITSVLAQFPSQQIASVIDCHAATLQKRADRDVFFLTTQGIVQLVQRYRNGIRGRMKAAVHELLRQYYEVESQFQHGHYDKCVGLIRERHKDDMLTVVNTIFSHSQVSKKNLLVTLLIDHLWANEPGLTDELATTLSELTSLHRAEHSRVALRSRQVLIAAHQPAYELRHNQMESIFLSAVDMYGHDFHPENLQRLILSETSIFDILHDFFYHTNRAVCNAALEVYVRRAYISYDLTCLQHLELSGEVPLVHFQFVLPTAHPNRLQSHLSLDGMEAALSPGATFMRTGCMAAFDSFEHFEQYSDEIFDLLEDLSSPAYASAKVLEAVDAADSASDGRLSTSINVSLSDPVSRANAADEATSTEPIHILSVAVREIGDMDDVQMASAFGTFCKLHREELFQRRVRRITFACLKKRQFPKFFTYRSRDNFEEDRIYRHLEPACAFQLELNRMRTYDLEALPTSNQKMHLYLGRAKVSKGQEVSDYRFFIRSIIRHSDLITKEASFEYLQNEGERVLLEAMDELEVAFSHPHAKRTDCNHIFLNFVPTVIMDPAKIEESVTKMIMRYGPRLWKLRVLQAELKMVIRQTPQSATQAVRLCIANDSGYFLDISMYTEVTDPETGIIKFQAYGEKQGSLNGHPISTPYMTKDFLQQKRFQAQSNGTTYAYDIPDMFRQMTEKQWKDFSKARPTVEIRIPEKILLECVELVLDGDNLVEMKRLPGENNCGMVAWRIILATPEYPSGREIIVIANDLTFFIGSFGIQEDILFHKASQLARERKVPRIYISVNSGARIGLAEEVKAMFKVAWEDPEEPDKGFKYLYLSTEDYSKVASLNSVRAILIEDEGEPRYKITDIIGKDDGLGVENLRYAGLIAGETSQAYEEIVTISMVTCRTIGIGSYLVRLGQRVIQIDNSHIILTGYAALNKLLGRKVYASNNQLGGVQIMYNNGVSHKTEAIDLDGVNTILTWLSYIPAYIGGDLPIVLPNDPVNRPIGFMPTKSPYDPRWMLAGRVNPANMNEWETGFFDRGSWAEIMEAWAKTVVTGRARLGGVPVGVIAVETRTVEVEMPADPANLDSEAKTLQQAGQVWYPDSSYKTAQAIKDFGREELPLLVFANWRGFSGGMKDMYEQIVKFGAYIVDGLREYKHPVLIYLPPNAELRGGAWAVLDSLINPRYMETYADPEARAGVLEPEGIVEIKYKEKDLVKTIQRLDATVISLNKQLEEVTGDTLRTHEIEEKIKTRINQLIHVYHTVAVHFADLHDTPERMLEKQCINEIVPWRESRAWLYWRLRRLLLEDAMTKKIIKAQDNLSVGQAKQMLRRWLVEEKGATEAYIWDSNEEMVRWYDEQKGPESTVSKNINAVKQDAIISKIQKLLQECPEVALDAVVGLCQNLTPVNRGVVVRTLAHLELKENESNPQV